A region of the Candidatus Obscuribacterales bacterium genome:
GTTATCGGTTGGGATAGCGGTCAATCCTGAACAGCCTTCTAGTGGTTCGCGACCATCCTTTGCGTTGGTGTCCATCTGGGAGCAGCTCTCAGGACATCAAGTATCCCAAGAACATCGAGCAGCCCAGGGAGATGGATAACACCACAGGTTCGGAGACGACTTCGATAGACCTGTGGTGTTGCCTGAGGTTGACTATTCACAACGACTCCTGATGGTCATAGGGTGGCTCACGCATGGTGGCAGGAAGGCCTAGGATGGCTGGGGGTTGATGAGGTCAAGCTAGCGGTCAATCTCGACGGGCGATCGCCCTTGGACTATAGCAGTACCTAAACCAGCCCTGCCCATCCCTAGGACTTCGCTTCATTGCGGGCTTGCCACGCTAGATCAAGGAGCTTCACCCAGCGCTTATGCACCTGTTTGGTGGTACATTTCAGGGTCTGAGCGATCGCTTGATCCGGGGTCTTGAGCTGTTTTAGGCGTAAGAGATGCTGCTGATCGGGGGTGAGCGTATCGACGAACGCATCCCAGTTTTGCTGCGCCATGCCAAGGTTTTGATCCAAATCTGCACCCAGCCATTGGTGGACGAGCTGCCAGCGGTGGGAGCGGGCAAACTTTTCGACGTGATACTTAAACCGCTGTTGTAGATAGTCCCGCTGACGGGGAGAGAGTTGCAGCACCTCATCAATTTCGGGGGCGGAGAGGTCTTGCAGTTTGAGGACTAGGTAGTCCACACATTCCGACTGCCCTTGGGATTCTAGGTATTCCACCAATTCTGCAATGATGCGATCGCGGAGGACAGAGTCCGACGGGTCGGTCGTTTCCGCCACCATCTGTTCCCGCACCTGCTGCACCACCGGAGAGCGGCTGTAGGCTTCGGCTTCTTCACTACGACCCGATTCGATGGCAGCTTCCATATCCACGGAGGTTTCCAGCGGCTGGCGGTTGGCAAAGCCCTGGGCCCGCAACACCACCAATTGCTGATTCCGCCGTCCTGGTAAGTTAATGCGGCGCTTGGCATATTGTTCGGTAAACGCCATGTATTCCGCTAGTTCAATGCGAGTACGGGGGCTGTACTCAGCAGAGAGCTGGTTTTCGCGGCGGAAGGCCTTGAGCACCTCGATGTAGAAATTCTGTAGAAAGTCTTCAATGAGCGTGTAGCGACCCTGGAAACCCATATGGGTGCGAGCGGGGGCAATGTGCCGATAAACCATCGCGCTCAGGTGGCTATGGAGTTCTACTCGGCCTCGGCGAGATCCGAGCTTGTGGTAGGCCAAGCACTTTTGAATGCGATGGCGGGCGAGGGTGAGTTGCCACGATCGCACCTGTCCAGACTGTTGAATGCGATCGCTTTTGTCACAGATACGTTCAACTTCCACAGCAATGCGTTGCGCCACATCTCGCAAGCTTTTGGAAACTCCTCCGGTTTCTGCTTGAAGTTCGTGAATGAGGAGTTGTACAAA
Encoded here:
- a CDS encoding HetZ-related protein, with the protein product MNVKSTEFRASLPPNSDGSSTSPSPAPVQSTRDRQLAPDATSSAPSAAPVDRNHAEFVQLLIHELQAETGGVSKSLRDVAQRIAVEVERICDKSDRIQQSGQVRSWQLTLARHRIQKCLAYHKLGSRRGRVELHSHLSAMVYRHIAPARTHMGFQGRYTLIEDFLQNFYIEVLKAFRRENQLSAEYSPRTRIELAEYMAFTEQYAKRRINLPGRRNQQLVVLRAQGFANRQPLETSVDMEAAIESGRSEEAEAYSRSPVVQQVREQMVAETTDPSDSVLRDRIIAELVEYLESQGQSECVDYLVLKLQDLSAPEIDEVLQLSPRQRDYLQQRFKYHVEKFARSHRWQLVHQWLGADLDQNLGMAQQNWDAFVDTLTPDQQHLLRLKQLKTPDQAIAQTLKCTTKQVHKRWVKLLDLAWQARNEAKS